A window of Pectobacterium carotovorum genomic DNA:
TCTTTCGGTACGTCCTGGTGCATGCCGCTGCGGCCGGTAGCCACGCCTTTGATTTTATCAACGACGTCCATGCCTTCGGTGACTTCAGCGAATACGCAGTAGCCCCAGCCATCGGCACGCTCTGAACGGAAGTTCAGAAAATCGTTATCAACGAGGTTGATAAAGAACTGGGCAGTCGCAGAGTGCGGATCGTTGGTACGCGCCATCGCCAGCGTGCCGCGGGTATTTTTCAGGCCGTTGTTGGCTTCATTTTTGATTGTCGCATTGGTTTCTTTCTGATCCATGCCGGGAGCGAAGCCGCCGCCCTGAATCATAAAACCATTAATCACGCGGTGAAAAATCGTGTTGTCATAAAAACCGCTGCGACAGTAGTTCAGGAAGTTTTCTACGGTAACCGGCGCTTTGTCTGC
This region includes:
- the ppiB gene encoding peptidylprolyl isomerase B → MITLHTNHGDIVINTFADKAPVTVENFLNYCRSGFYDNTIFHRVINGFMIQGGGFAPGMDQKETNATIKNEANNGLKNTRGTLAMARTNDPHSATAQFFINLVDNDFLNFRSERADGWGYCVFAEVTEGMDVVDKIKGVATGRSGMHQDVPKEDVVITHVTVSE